From the genome of Malus domestica chromosome 04, GDT2T_hap1, one region includes:
- the LOC103434167 gene encoding pentatricopeptide repeat-containing protein At3g04750, mitochondrial isoform X1 — MQQCGRGIRCLSSSSSMGRRIHWDPTVALELNHPALVLLEKCSTRHHFKQILGQMMRTSLIGQTFPMSRLLTFSAISHPENLDMAVLLFDHFTPYPNLYIYNSMISALSFSKRQAFPLYSSMLKAGIYPDKHTLLYLLQASECVVEAKQIHSHAVVTGLLSHRYLQNTLMKIYLEKGEMGLAQQLFDDVPTLDTVPFNIMIVGYAKMGYFSEALQLFYEMVGLGLEPDEFTILGLLISCGLLGDARLGMSVHAWIERRKAITSGNLILGNALLDMYVKWNKLEVAQSVFDALAEKDIVSWNTMTAGYAKVGKIELAQNYFEQMPIRDLVSWNSLIAGYAKKGDYTMAVKVFNEMITENAKPDSITLVNLVSAAAETGALDHGRSMHGLIVRMQLKIDVFLGSALIDMYCKAGSIERAFMVFRGLTEKDVTVWTTMISGFAFHGYGRKALDLFSEMQGGLSPNGVTLLAVLTACSHSGLVDEGLNLFNNMDKKFGIEPGVEHYGCLVDLLCRSGRLAEAKEVIKKMPVRPSRNIWGAMLSACRAQGDMELAETASAELLKLEPGREGGYIMMSNIYAACGKWSYSDKIREVMEIRGVKKAAGCSSVNVDGVVHNFVAADKRHPRWEEIFLVLQCMKSEMKLAAGFRFDPFV; from the coding sequence ATGCAGCAATGTGGGCGAGGCATTCGCTGCCTTTCGAGTTCGAGTTCAATGGGGAGGAGGATCCACTGGGATCCGACTGTTGCGCTCGAACTCAATCACCCGGCTCTTGTGTTGTTGGAGAAGTGCAGCACAAGGCACCATTTCAAGCAGATTTTGGGGCAGATGATGAGGACCTCTTTAATTGGTCAGACATTTCCCATGAGCCGGCTTCTCACATTCTCCGCCATCTCACACCCTGAAAATTTAGACATGGCCGTCCTCCTTTTCGATCACTTTACTCCGTATCCCAATCTTTACATTTATAATTCGATGATTTCTGCATTATCTTTCTCGAAAAGACAAGCATTTCCTCTGTACAGTTCCATGCTCAAAGCTGGCATATACCCTGATAAACACACCCTTCTTTACTTGCTCCAAGCATCTGAATGTGTAGTGGAAGCAAAGCAGATCCACAGCCATGCTGTAGTTACAGGTTTGTTGTCACACCGGTACTTGCAGAACACCCTCATGAAGATATATCTGGAAAAAGGAGAGATGGGGCTTGCTCAACAGTTGTTTGATGACGTGCCAACGCTGGATACAGTCCCGTTCAATATCATGATCGTTGGCTATGCCAAGATGGGATATTTTTCGGAAGCTCTGCAACTGTTTTATGAAATGGTGGGTTTGGGTCTTGAGCCGGATGAGTTTACCATTCTAGGACTTCTTATATCTTGTGGACTATTAGGAGATGCTCGGCTTGGAATGTCTGTTCATGCATGGATTGAGAGGAGGAAGGCCATTACGTCTGGAAATTTGATTTTGGGTAATGCTCTTTTAGACATGTATGTGAAATGGAACAAATTGGAGGTTGCCCAAAGTGTTTTTGATGCTTTAGCGGAGAAGGATATCGTGTCCTGGAACACCATGACTGCAGGATATGCCAAGGTTGGGAAAATAGAACTTGCGCAGAATTATTTTGAGCAAATGCCTATAAGAGATCTTGTTTCTTGGAATTCATTAATTGCTGGATATGCCAAGAAGGGAGATTACACAATGGCTGTGAAGGTATTCAACGAAATGATTACGGAGAATGCGAAGCCTGACAGTATCACTCTGGTTAATTTGGTCTCTGCTGCAGCGGAAACTGGAGCGCTGGACCATGGAAGATCAATGCATGGCTTGATTGTGAGGATGCAGTTGAAAATAGATGTATTTTTGGGTTCGGCATTAATAGACATGTACTGCAAGGCCGGAAGCATTGAACGAGCCTTCATGGTTTTCCGGGGACTGACAGAGAAAGATGTTACCGTATGGACAACAATGATCTCTGGATTCGCATTCCATGGTTACGGGCGCAAAGCCCTGGATCTGTTTTCGGAGATGCAGGGAGGGCTATCTCCGAACGGGGTGACTCTTCTTGCTGTTCTTACAGCTTGTAGCCACAGCGGCCTTGTGGATGAAGGGCTTAATCTATTCAACAACATGGACAAAAAATTTGGTATTGAACCAGGAGTTGAGCACTATGGGTGTTTAGTGGACCTTTTATGTCGATCGGGAAGGCTGGCAGAGGCGAAAGAAGTGATAAAAAAGATGCCGGTAAGGCCAAGTCGAAACATTTGGGGAGCAATGCTGAGTGCTTGTAGAGCACAGGGAGACATGGAACTAGCCGAAACAGCTTCAGCAGAGCTACTCAAGTTAGAGCCGGGGAGAGAGGGCGGATACATTATGATGTCGAATATATACGCTGCTTGTGGAAAGTGGAGCTACTCGGATAAGATTCGAGAAGTAATGGAGATCAGGGGAGTGAAGAAGGCCGCAGGTTGCAGTAGCGTGAACGTCGACGGAGTTGTCCACAACTTTGTTGCCGCCGATAAGCGGCATCCGAGATGGGAAGAAATCTTCCTTGTTTTGCAGTGCATGAAAAGTGAAATGAAGCTGGCTGCTGGTTTCCGATTTGATCCATTTGTATAA
- the LOC103434167 gene encoding pentatricopeptide repeat-containing protein At3g04750, mitochondrial isoform X2, which translates to MGRRIHWDPTVALELNHPALVLLEKCSTRHHFKQILGQMMRTSLIGQTFPMSRLLTFSAISHPENLDMAVLLFDHFTPYPNLYIYNSMISALSFSKRQAFPLYSSMLKAGIYPDKHTLLYLLQASECVVEAKQIHSHAVVTGLLSHRYLQNTLMKIYLEKGEMGLAQQLFDDVPTLDTVPFNIMIVGYAKMGYFSEALQLFYEMVGLGLEPDEFTILGLLISCGLLGDARLGMSVHAWIERRKAITSGNLILGNALLDMYVKWNKLEVAQSVFDALAEKDIVSWNTMTAGYAKVGKIELAQNYFEQMPIRDLVSWNSLIAGYAKKGDYTMAVKVFNEMITENAKPDSITLVNLVSAAAETGALDHGRSMHGLIVRMQLKIDVFLGSALIDMYCKAGSIERAFMVFRGLTEKDVTVWTTMISGFAFHGYGRKALDLFSEMQGGLSPNGVTLLAVLTACSHSGLVDEGLNLFNNMDKKFGIEPGVEHYGCLVDLLCRSGRLAEAKEVIKKMPVRPSRNIWGAMLSACRAQGDMELAETASAELLKLEPGREGGYIMMSNIYAACGKWSYSDKIREVMEIRGVKKAAGCSSVNVDGVVHNFVAADKRHPRWEEIFLVLQCMKSEMKLAAGFRFDPFV; encoded by the coding sequence ATGGGGAGGAGGATCCACTGGGATCCGACTGTTGCGCTCGAACTCAATCACCCGGCTCTTGTGTTGTTGGAGAAGTGCAGCACAAGGCACCATTTCAAGCAGATTTTGGGGCAGATGATGAGGACCTCTTTAATTGGTCAGACATTTCCCATGAGCCGGCTTCTCACATTCTCCGCCATCTCACACCCTGAAAATTTAGACATGGCCGTCCTCCTTTTCGATCACTTTACTCCGTATCCCAATCTTTACATTTATAATTCGATGATTTCTGCATTATCTTTCTCGAAAAGACAAGCATTTCCTCTGTACAGTTCCATGCTCAAAGCTGGCATATACCCTGATAAACACACCCTTCTTTACTTGCTCCAAGCATCTGAATGTGTAGTGGAAGCAAAGCAGATCCACAGCCATGCTGTAGTTACAGGTTTGTTGTCACACCGGTACTTGCAGAACACCCTCATGAAGATATATCTGGAAAAAGGAGAGATGGGGCTTGCTCAACAGTTGTTTGATGACGTGCCAACGCTGGATACAGTCCCGTTCAATATCATGATCGTTGGCTATGCCAAGATGGGATATTTTTCGGAAGCTCTGCAACTGTTTTATGAAATGGTGGGTTTGGGTCTTGAGCCGGATGAGTTTACCATTCTAGGACTTCTTATATCTTGTGGACTATTAGGAGATGCTCGGCTTGGAATGTCTGTTCATGCATGGATTGAGAGGAGGAAGGCCATTACGTCTGGAAATTTGATTTTGGGTAATGCTCTTTTAGACATGTATGTGAAATGGAACAAATTGGAGGTTGCCCAAAGTGTTTTTGATGCTTTAGCGGAGAAGGATATCGTGTCCTGGAACACCATGACTGCAGGATATGCCAAGGTTGGGAAAATAGAACTTGCGCAGAATTATTTTGAGCAAATGCCTATAAGAGATCTTGTTTCTTGGAATTCATTAATTGCTGGATATGCCAAGAAGGGAGATTACACAATGGCTGTGAAGGTATTCAACGAAATGATTACGGAGAATGCGAAGCCTGACAGTATCACTCTGGTTAATTTGGTCTCTGCTGCAGCGGAAACTGGAGCGCTGGACCATGGAAGATCAATGCATGGCTTGATTGTGAGGATGCAGTTGAAAATAGATGTATTTTTGGGTTCGGCATTAATAGACATGTACTGCAAGGCCGGAAGCATTGAACGAGCCTTCATGGTTTTCCGGGGACTGACAGAGAAAGATGTTACCGTATGGACAACAATGATCTCTGGATTCGCATTCCATGGTTACGGGCGCAAAGCCCTGGATCTGTTTTCGGAGATGCAGGGAGGGCTATCTCCGAACGGGGTGACTCTTCTTGCTGTTCTTACAGCTTGTAGCCACAGCGGCCTTGTGGATGAAGGGCTTAATCTATTCAACAACATGGACAAAAAATTTGGTATTGAACCAGGAGTTGAGCACTATGGGTGTTTAGTGGACCTTTTATGTCGATCGGGAAGGCTGGCAGAGGCGAAAGAAGTGATAAAAAAGATGCCGGTAAGGCCAAGTCGAAACATTTGGGGAGCAATGCTGAGTGCTTGTAGAGCACAGGGAGACATGGAACTAGCCGAAACAGCTTCAGCAGAGCTACTCAAGTTAGAGCCGGGGAGAGAGGGCGGATACATTATGATGTCGAATATATACGCTGCTTGTGGAAAGTGGAGCTACTCGGATAAGATTCGAGAAGTAATGGAGATCAGGGGAGTGAAGAAGGCCGCAGGTTGCAGTAGCGTGAACGTCGACGGAGTTGTCCACAACTTTGTTGCCGCCGATAAGCGGCATCCGAGATGGGAAGAAATCTTCCTTGTTTTGCAGTGCATGAAAAGTGAAATGAAGCTGGCTGCTGGTTTCCGATTTGATCCATTTGTATAA